The proteins below are encoded in one region of Vulpes lagopus strain Blue_001 chromosome 10, ASM1834538v1, whole genome shotgun sequence:
- the MIB2 gene encoding E3 ubiquitin-protein ligase MIB2 isoform X6: MEEDRQRKAGSRSSPAHHGPRPPGRCAGVRHPNIICDCCKKHGLRGMRWKCRVCFDYDLCTQCYMHNKHDLTHAFERYETAHSRPVTLSPRQGLPRIPLRGIFQGAKVVRGPDWEWGSQDGGEGKLGRVVDIRGWDVETGRSVASVTWADGTTNVYRVGHKGKVDLKCVNEAAGGFYYKEHLPRLGKPAELQRRVSADSQPFQHGDKVKCLLDTDILREMQEGHGGWNPRMAEFIGQTGTVHRITDRGDVRVQFGRETRWTFHPGALTKHNAFWVGDVVRVIDDLDTVKRLQAGHGEWTDDMAPALGRIGKVVKVFRDGNLRVAVGGQLWTFSPSCLVAYRPEEDANLDVAERARENKSFLSVALEKLRAQKSDLEHPGRLVVEVALGSMAGALDQLRRHPEQVDTKNQGRTALQVAAYLGQVELVRLLLQARAGMDLADDEGNTALHYAALGNQPEAARLLLSSGCGANALNSTRSAALHVAVQRGFLEVVKVLCERGCDVNLPDAHADTPLHCAISAGAGASGIVEVLTEVPGVDVTATNSQGFTLLHHASLKGHTLAVRRILARARQLVDAKKEDGFTALHLAALNNHREVAQILIREGRCDVNVRNRKLQSPLHLAVQQAHVGLVPLLVDAGCSVNAEDEEGDTALHVALQRHQLLPLAADGAGGDPGPLQLLSRLQASGLPGSGELTVGAAVACFLALEGADVSYANHRGRSPLDLAAEGRVLKALQGCAQRFRERHAGGSGGAAPGPRLVLGTPNTVTNLHVAAPSGPEAAECLVCSELALLVLFSPCQHRTVCEECARRMKKCIRCQVVIGKKLRPDGTEVASATPASGPPRQLVEELQSRYRQMEERITCPICIDSHIRLVFQCGHGACAPCGAALSACPICRQPIRDRIQIFV, encoded by the exons ATGGAAGAGGATCGGCAGAGGAAGGCAGG GTCCCGGAGCAGTCCTGCCCACCATGGACCCAGACCCCCAGGCAGGTGTGCAG GCGTCCGCCACCCCAACATCATCTGCGACTGCTGCAAGAAGCACGGCCTGCGAGGCATGCGCTGGAAGTGCCGCGTCTGCTTCGACTACGACCTGTGCACGCAGTGCTACATGCACAACAAGCATGACCTCACCCACGCCTTCGAGCGCTACGAGACAGCCCACTCCCGCCC GGTCACGCTGAGTCCCCGCCAGGGCCTCCCGAGGATCCCATTGAGGGGCATCTTCCAGGGGGCGAAGGTGGTGCGGGGCCCTGACTGGGAGTGGGGTTCGCAGGATG gaggggaagggaagctgGGCCGAGTGGTGGACATCCGTGGCTGGGATGTGGAGACGGGCCGGAGTGTGGCCAGTGTGACGTGGGCTGATGGCACCACCAATGTGTACCGTGTGGGCCACAAGGGCAAGGTGGACCTCAAGTGTGTGAACGAGGCAGCTGGTGGCTTCTACTACAAGGAGCACCTCCCGAGGCTTG GTAAGCCAGCAGAGCTGCAGCGCAGGGTGAGTGCCGACAGCCAGCCTTTCCAGCACGGGGACAAGGTTAAGTGTCTGCTGGACACAGACATCCTGAGGGAGATGCAGGAAGGCCACGGCGGGTGGAACCCCAGGATGGCGGAG TTTATCGGACAGACGGGCACCGTGCACCGCATCACGGACCGTGGGGATGTGCGTGTGCAGTTCGGCCGTGAGACCCGCTGGACCTTCCACCCTGGGGCTCTCACCAAG caCAATGCCTTCTGGGTGGGCGATGTGGTACGGGTCATCGATGACCTTGACACAGTGAAGCGGCTGCAGGCTGGGCATGGCGAGTGGACAGATGACATGGCCCCC GCCCTGGGCCGCATTGGGAAGGTGGTGAAAGTTTTCAGAGACGGTAACCTGCGTGTGGCAGTCGGTGGTCAGCTGTGGACCTTCAGCCCCTCCTGCCTGGTGGCCTACCGGCCTGAGGAGGATGCCAACCTGGATGTGGCCGAACGTGCCAGGGAGAACAAAA gcttcctgagtGTTGCCCTGGAGAAGCTTCGAGCCCAGAAGAGTGACCTGGAGCACCCGGGGAGACTGGTGGTGGAGGTGGCCTTGGGCAGTATGGCCGGGGCTCTGGACCAGCTGAGGCGGCACCCAGAGCAG GTGGACACCAAGAACCAGGGCAGGACCGCCCTGCAGGTGGCCGCCTACCTAGGCCAGGTGGAGCTGGTGCGGCTGCTGCTGCAGGCACGAGCGGGCATGGACCTGGCAGATGATGAGGGCAATACGGCGCTGCACTATGCAGCCTTGGG GAACCAGCCTGAGGCTGCCCGGTTGCTCCTGAGCTCCGGGTGTGGGGCCAATGCTCTTAACAGCACCCGGAGCGCAGCATTGCATGTGGCTGTGCAGAGGGGCTTCCTAGAGGTGGTGAAGGTCCTCTGTGAACGTGGCTGTGACGTCAACCTGCCT GATGCACATGCGGACACACCTCTGCACTGTGCCATCTCGGCGGGCGCCGGCGCCAGCGGCATCGTGGAGGTCCTCACTGAGGTGCCGGGTGTTGATGTCACGGCCACTAACAGCCAGGGCTTCACCCTGCTGCATCACGCATCCCTCAAGGGCCACACGCT AGCTGTCAGGAGGATTCTAGCTCGGGCACGACAGCTGGTGGACGCCAAGAAGGAGGATGGCTTCACAGCCTTACACCTGGCTGCCCTCAACAACCACCGGGAAGTGGCCCAGATTCTCATCCGGGAG GGCCGCTGCGATGTGAACGTTCGCAACCGTAAGCTCCAGTCCCCCCTGCACCTGGCCGTGCAGCAGGCCCATGTGGGGCTGGTGCCGCTGCTGGTGGACGCGGGCTGCAGTGTCAACGCCGAGGATGAGGAAGGGGACACAGCCTTGCACGTGGCCCTGCAGCGTCATCAGCTGCTGCCCCTGGCAGCAGATGGGGCCGGGGGGGACCCAGGGCCCTTGCAGCTGCTGTCCAGG CTCCAGGCCTCAGGCCTCCCGGGCAGCGGGGAGCTGACGGTGGGAGCGGCGGTCGCATGCTTCCTGGCGCTGGAGGGCGCCGACGTGAGCTACGCCAACCACCGCGGCCGCAGCCCGCTGGACCTGGCCGCTGAGGGCCGTGTACTCAAGGCCCTGCAGGGCTGTGCGCAGCGCTTCCG GGAGAGGCACGCGGGCGGCAGCGGGGGTGCGGCCCCGGGCCCGAGGCTGGTGCTTGGCACCCCCAACACCGTGACGAACCTGCACGTGGCTGCGCCGTCGGGGCCCGAGGCCGCCGAGTGCCTGGTGTGCTCAGAGCTGGCGCTGCTGGTGCTGTTCTCGCCGTGCCAGCACCGCACTGTGTGCGAGG agTGCGCGCGCAGGATGAAGAAGTGCATCAGATGCCAGGTGGTCATCGGCAAGAAGCTGCGGccag acgGCACAGAGGTGGCCAGCGCGACCCCCGCGTCCGGCCCGCCGCGGCAGCTGGTGGAGGAGCTGCAGAGTCGCTACCGGCAGATGGAGGAGCGCATCACCTGCCCCATCTGCATTGACAGCCACATCCGCCTCGTGTTCCAGTGCGGCCACGGCGCGTGCGCACCCTGCGGCGCCGCGCTCAGCGCCTGCCCCATCTGCCGCCAGCCCATCCGCGACCGCATCCAGATCTTCGTGTAG
- the MIB2 gene encoding E3 ubiquitin-protein ligase MIB2 isoform X5 encodes MGHAQRVLGPGDISDGAQAKWSRSSPAHHGPRPPGRCAGVRHPNIICDCCKKHGLRGMRWKCRVCFDYDLCTQCYMHNKHDLTHAFERYETAHSRPVTLSPRQGLPRIPLRGIFQGAKVVRGPDWEWGSQDGGEGKLGRVVDIRGWDVETGRSVASVTWADGTTNVYRVGHKGKVDLKCVNEAAGGFYYKEHLPRLGKPAELQRRVSADSQPFQHGDKVKCLLDTDILREMQEGHGGWNPRMAEFIGQTGTVHRITDRGDVRVQFGRETRWTFHPGALTKHNAFWVGDVVRVIDDLDTVKRLQAGHGEWTDDMAPALGRIGKVVKVFRDGNLRVAVGGQLWTFSPSCLVAYRPEEDANLDVAERARENKSFLSVALEKLRAQKSDLEHPGRLVVEVALGSMAGALDQLRRHPEQVDTKNQGRTALQVAAYLGQVELVRLLLQARAGMDLADDEGNTALHYAALGNQPEAARLLLSSGCGANALNSTRSAALHVAVQRGFLEVVKVLCERGCDVNLPDAHADTPLHCAISAGAGASGIVEVLTEVPGVDVTATNSQGFTLLHHASLKGHTLAVRRILARARQLVDAKKEDGFTALHLAALNNHREVAQILIREGRCDVNVRNRKLQSPLHLAVQQAHVGLVPLLVDAGCSVNAEDEEGDTALHVALQRHQLLPLAADGAGGDPGPLQLLSRLQASGLPGSGELTVGAAVACFLALEGADVSYANHRGRSPLDLAAEGRVLKALQGCAQRFRERHAGGSGGAAPGPRLVLGTPNTVTNLHVAAPSGPEAAECLVCSELALLVLFSPCQHRTVCEECARRMKKCIRCQVVIGKKLRPDGTEVASATPASGPPRQLVEELQSRYRQMEERITCPICIDSHIRLVFQCGHGACAPCGAALSACPICRQPIRDRIQIFV; translated from the exons GTCCCGGAGCAGTCCTGCCCACCATGGACCCAGACCCCCAGGCAGGTGTGCAG GCGTCCGCCACCCCAACATCATCTGCGACTGCTGCAAGAAGCACGGCCTGCGAGGCATGCGCTGGAAGTGCCGCGTCTGCTTCGACTACGACCTGTGCACGCAGTGCTACATGCACAACAAGCATGACCTCACCCACGCCTTCGAGCGCTACGAGACAGCCCACTCCCGCCC GGTCACGCTGAGTCCCCGCCAGGGCCTCCCGAGGATCCCATTGAGGGGCATCTTCCAGGGGGCGAAGGTGGTGCGGGGCCCTGACTGGGAGTGGGGTTCGCAGGATG gaggggaagggaagctgGGCCGAGTGGTGGACATCCGTGGCTGGGATGTGGAGACGGGCCGGAGTGTGGCCAGTGTGACGTGGGCTGATGGCACCACCAATGTGTACCGTGTGGGCCACAAGGGCAAGGTGGACCTCAAGTGTGTGAACGAGGCAGCTGGTGGCTTCTACTACAAGGAGCACCTCCCGAGGCTTG GTAAGCCAGCAGAGCTGCAGCGCAGGGTGAGTGCCGACAGCCAGCCTTTCCAGCACGGGGACAAGGTTAAGTGTCTGCTGGACACAGACATCCTGAGGGAGATGCAGGAAGGCCACGGCGGGTGGAACCCCAGGATGGCGGAG TTTATCGGACAGACGGGCACCGTGCACCGCATCACGGACCGTGGGGATGTGCGTGTGCAGTTCGGCCGTGAGACCCGCTGGACCTTCCACCCTGGGGCTCTCACCAAG caCAATGCCTTCTGGGTGGGCGATGTGGTACGGGTCATCGATGACCTTGACACAGTGAAGCGGCTGCAGGCTGGGCATGGCGAGTGGACAGATGACATGGCCCCC GCCCTGGGCCGCATTGGGAAGGTGGTGAAAGTTTTCAGAGACGGTAACCTGCGTGTGGCAGTCGGTGGTCAGCTGTGGACCTTCAGCCCCTCCTGCCTGGTGGCCTACCGGCCTGAGGAGGATGCCAACCTGGATGTGGCCGAACGTGCCAGGGAGAACAAAA gcttcctgagtGTTGCCCTGGAGAAGCTTCGAGCCCAGAAGAGTGACCTGGAGCACCCGGGGAGACTGGTGGTGGAGGTGGCCTTGGGCAGTATGGCCGGGGCTCTGGACCAGCTGAGGCGGCACCCAGAGCAG GTGGACACCAAGAACCAGGGCAGGACCGCCCTGCAGGTGGCCGCCTACCTAGGCCAGGTGGAGCTGGTGCGGCTGCTGCTGCAGGCACGAGCGGGCATGGACCTGGCAGATGATGAGGGCAATACGGCGCTGCACTATGCAGCCTTGGG GAACCAGCCTGAGGCTGCCCGGTTGCTCCTGAGCTCCGGGTGTGGGGCCAATGCTCTTAACAGCACCCGGAGCGCAGCATTGCATGTGGCTGTGCAGAGGGGCTTCCTAGAGGTGGTGAAGGTCCTCTGTGAACGTGGCTGTGACGTCAACCTGCCT GATGCACATGCGGACACACCTCTGCACTGTGCCATCTCGGCGGGCGCCGGCGCCAGCGGCATCGTGGAGGTCCTCACTGAGGTGCCGGGTGTTGATGTCACGGCCACTAACAGCCAGGGCTTCACCCTGCTGCATCACGCATCCCTCAAGGGCCACACGCT AGCTGTCAGGAGGATTCTAGCTCGGGCACGACAGCTGGTGGACGCCAAGAAGGAGGATGGCTTCACAGCCTTACACCTGGCTGCCCTCAACAACCACCGGGAAGTGGCCCAGATTCTCATCCGGGAG GGCCGCTGCGATGTGAACGTTCGCAACCGTAAGCTCCAGTCCCCCCTGCACCTGGCCGTGCAGCAGGCCCATGTGGGGCTGGTGCCGCTGCTGGTGGACGCGGGCTGCAGTGTCAACGCCGAGGATGAGGAAGGGGACACAGCCTTGCACGTGGCCCTGCAGCGTCATCAGCTGCTGCCCCTGGCAGCAGATGGGGCCGGGGGGGACCCAGGGCCCTTGCAGCTGCTGTCCAGG CTCCAGGCCTCAGGCCTCCCGGGCAGCGGGGAGCTGACGGTGGGAGCGGCGGTCGCATGCTTCCTGGCGCTGGAGGGCGCCGACGTGAGCTACGCCAACCACCGCGGCCGCAGCCCGCTGGACCTGGCCGCTGAGGGCCGTGTACTCAAGGCCCTGCAGGGCTGTGCGCAGCGCTTCCG GGAGAGGCACGCGGGCGGCAGCGGGGGTGCGGCCCCGGGCCCGAGGCTGGTGCTTGGCACCCCCAACACCGTGACGAACCTGCACGTGGCTGCGCCGTCGGGGCCCGAGGCCGCCGAGTGCCTGGTGTGCTCAGAGCTGGCGCTGCTGGTGCTGTTCTCGCCGTGCCAGCACCGCACTGTGTGCGAGG agTGCGCGCGCAGGATGAAGAAGTGCATCAGATGCCAGGTGGTCATCGGCAAGAAGCTGCGGccag acgGCACAGAGGTGGCCAGCGCGACCCCCGCGTCCGGCCCGCCGCGGCAGCTGGTGGAGGAGCTGCAGAGTCGCTACCGGCAGATGGAGGAGCGCATCACCTGCCCCATCTGCATTGACAGCCACATCCGCCTCGTGTTCCAGTGCGGCCACGGCGCGTGCGCACCCTGCGGCGCCGCGCTCAGCGCCTGCCCCATCTGCCGCCAGCCCATCCGCGACCGCATCCAGATCTTCGTGTAG
- the MIB2 gene encoding E3 ubiquitin-protein ligase MIB2 isoform X3, whose protein sequence is MDPDPQAGVQVGMRVVRGVDWKWGQQDGGEGGVGTVVELGRHGSPSTPDRTVVVQWDHGTRTNYRAGYQGAHDLLLYDNAQIGVRHPNIICDCCKKHGLRGMRWKCRVCFDYDLCTQCYMHNKHDLTHAFERYETAHSRPVTLSPRQGLPRIPLRGIFQGAKVVRGPDWEWGSQDGGEGKLGRVVDIRGWDVETGRSVASVTWADGTTNVYRVGHKGKVDLKCVNEAAGGFYYKEHLPRLGKPAELQRRVSADSQPFQHGDKVKCLLDTDILREMQEGHGGWNPRMAEFIGQTGTVHRITDRGDVRVQFGRETRWTFHPGALTKHNAFWVGDVVRVIDDLDTVKRLQAGHGEWTDDMAPALGRIGKVVKVFRDGNLRVAVGGQLWTFSPSCLVAYRPEEDANLDVAERARENKSFLSVALEKLRAQKSDLEHPGRLVVEVALGSMAGALDQLRRHPEQVDTKNQGRTALQVAAYLGQVELVRLLLQARAGMDLADDEGNTALHYAALGNQPEAARLLLSSGCGANALNSTRSAALHVAVQRGFLEVVKVLCERGCDVNLPDAHADTPLHCAISAGAGASGIVEVLTEVPGVDVTATNSQGFTLLHHASLKGHTLAVRRILARARQLVDAKKEDGFTALHLAALNNHREVAQILIREGRCDVNVRNRKLQSPLHLAVQQAHVGLVPLLVDAGCSVNAEDEEGDTALHVALQRHQLLPLAADGAGGDPGPLQLLSRLQASGLPGSGELTVGAAVACFLALEGADVSYANHRGRSPLDLAAEGRVLKALQGCAQRFRERHAGGSGGAAPGPRLVLGTPNTVTNLHVAAPSGPEAAECLVCSELALLVLFSPCQHRTVCEECARRMKKCIRCQVVIGKKLRPDGTEVASATPASGPPRQLVEELQSRYRQMEERITCPICIDSHIRLVFQCGHGACAPCGAALSACPICRQPIRDRIQIFV, encoded by the exons ATGGACCCAGACCCCCAGGCAGGTGTGCAGGTGGGCATGCGTGTGGTACGCGGCGTGGACTGGAAGTGGGGCCAGCAGGATGGCGGTGAGGGCGGCGTGGGCACAGTGGTGGAGCTCGGCCGCCATGGTAGCCCCTCGACCCCCGACCGCACGGTAGTTGTGCAGTGGGACCACGGCACCCGCACCAACTACCGCGCTGGCTACCAGGGTGCCCACGACCTGCTGCTCTATGACAACGCCCAGATCG GCGTCCGCCACCCCAACATCATCTGCGACTGCTGCAAGAAGCACGGCCTGCGAGGCATGCGCTGGAAGTGCCGCGTCTGCTTCGACTACGACCTGTGCACGCAGTGCTACATGCACAACAAGCATGACCTCACCCACGCCTTCGAGCGCTACGAGACAGCCCACTCCCGCCC GGTCACGCTGAGTCCCCGCCAGGGCCTCCCGAGGATCCCATTGAGGGGCATCTTCCAGGGGGCGAAGGTGGTGCGGGGCCCTGACTGGGAGTGGGGTTCGCAGGATG gaggggaagggaagctgGGCCGAGTGGTGGACATCCGTGGCTGGGATGTGGAGACGGGCCGGAGTGTGGCCAGTGTGACGTGGGCTGATGGCACCACCAATGTGTACCGTGTGGGCCACAAGGGCAAGGTGGACCTCAAGTGTGTGAACGAGGCAGCTGGTGGCTTCTACTACAAGGAGCACCTCCCGAGGCTTG GTAAGCCAGCAGAGCTGCAGCGCAGGGTGAGTGCCGACAGCCAGCCTTTCCAGCACGGGGACAAGGTTAAGTGTCTGCTGGACACAGACATCCTGAGGGAGATGCAGGAAGGCCACGGCGGGTGGAACCCCAGGATGGCGGAG TTTATCGGACAGACGGGCACCGTGCACCGCATCACGGACCGTGGGGATGTGCGTGTGCAGTTCGGCCGTGAGACCCGCTGGACCTTCCACCCTGGGGCTCTCACCAAG caCAATGCCTTCTGGGTGGGCGATGTGGTACGGGTCATCGATGACCTTGACACAGTGAAGCGGCTGCAGGCTGGGCATGGCGAGTGGACAGATGACATGGCCCCC GCCCTGGGCCGCATTGGGAAGGTGGTGAAAGTTTTCAGAGACGGTAACCTGCGTGTGGCAGTCGGTGGTCAGCTGTGGACCTTCAGCCCCTCCTGCCTGGTGGCCTACCGGCCTGAGGAGGATGCCAACCTGGATGTGGCCGAACGTGCCAGGGAGAACAAAA gcttcctgagtGTTGCCCTGGAGAAGCTTCGAGCCCAGAAGAGTGACCTGGAGCACCCGGGGAGACTGGTGGTGGAGGTGGCCTTGGGCAGTATGGCCGGGGCTCTGGACCAGCTGAGGCGGCACCCAGAGCAG GTGGACACCAAGAACCAGGGCAGGACCGCCCTGCAGGTGGCCGCCTACCTAGGCCAGGTGGAGCTGGTGCGGCTGCTGCTGCAGGCACGAGCGGGCATGGACCTGGCAGATGATGAGGGCAATACGGCGCTGCACTATGCAGCCTTGGG GAACCAGCCTGAGGCTGCCCGGTTGCTCCTGAGCTCCGGGTGTGGGGCCAATGCTCTTAACAGCACCCGGAGCGCAGCATTGCATGTGGCTGTGCAGAGGGGCTTCCTAGAGGTGGTGAAGGTCCTCTGTGAACGTGGCTGTGACGTCAACCTGCCT GATGCACATGCGGACACACCTCTGCACTGTGCCATCTCGGCGGGCGCCGGCGCCAGCGGCATCGTGGAGGTCCTCACTGAGGTGCCGGGTGTTGATGTCACGGCCACTAACAGCCAGGGCTTCACCCTGCTGCATCACGCATCCCTCAAGGGCCACACGCT AGCTGTCAGGAGGATTCTAGCTCGGGCACGACAGCTGGTGGACGCCAAGAAGGAGGATGGCTTCACAGCCTTACACCTGGCTGCCCTCAACAACCACCGGGAAGTGGCCCAGATTCTCATCCGGGAG GGCCGCTGCGATGTGAACGTTCGCAACCGTAAGCTCCAGTCCCCCCTGCACCTGGCCGTGCAGCAGGCCCATGTGGGGCTGGTGCCGCTGCTGGTGGACGCGGGCTGCAGTGTCAACGCCGAGGATGAGGAAGGGGACACAGCCTTGCACGTGGCCCTGCAGCGTCATCAGCTGCTGCCCCTGGCAGCAGATGGGGCCGGGGGGGACCCAGGGCCCTTGCAGCTGCTGTCCAGG CTCCAGGCCTCAGGCCTCCCGGGCAGCGGGGAGCTGACGGTGGGAGCGGCGGTCGCATGCTTCCTGGCGCTGGAGGGCGCCGACGTGAGCTACGCCAACCACCGCGGCCGCAGCCCGCTGGACCTGGCCGCTGAGGGCCGTGTACTCAAGGCCCTGCAGGGCTGTGCGCAGCGCTTCCG GGAGAGGCACGCGGGCGGCAGCGGGGGTGCGGCCCCGGGCCCGAGGCTGGTGCTTGGCACCCCCAACACCGTGACGAACCTGCACGTGGCTGCGCCGTCGGGGCCCGAGGCCGCCGAGTGCCTGGTGTGCTCAGAGCTGGCGCTGCTGGTGCTGTTCTCGCCGTGCCAGCACCGCACTGTGTGCGAGG agTGCGCGCGCAGGATGAAGAAGTGCATCAGATGCCAGGTGGTCATCGGCAAGAAGCTGCGGccag acgGCACAGAGGTGGCCAGCGCGACCCCCGCGTCCGGCCCGCCGCGGCAGCTGGTGGAGGAGCTGCAGAGTCGCTACCGGCAGATGGAGGAGCGCATCACCTGCCCCATCTGCATTGACAGCCACATCCGCCTCGTGTTCCAGTGCGGCCACGGCGCGTGCGCACCCTGCGGCGCCGCGCTCAGCGCCTGCCCCATCTGCCGCCAGCCCATCCGCGACCGCATCCAGATCTTCGTGTAG
- the MIB2 gene encoding E3 ubiquitin-protein ligase MIB2 isoform X7, with translation MDPDPQAGVQVGMRVVRGVDWKWGQQDGGEGGVGTVVELGRHGSPSTPDRTVVVQWDHGTRTNYRAGYQGAHDLLLYDNAQIGVRHPNIICDCCKKHGLRGMRWKCRVCFDYDLCTQCYMHNKHDLTHAFERYETAHSRPVTLSPRQGLPRIPLRGIFQGAKVVRGPDWEWGSQDGGEGKLGRVVDIRGWDVETGRSVASVTWADGTTNVYRVGHKGKVDLKCVNEAAGGFYYKEHLPRLGKPAELQRRVSADSQPFQHGDKVKCLLDTDILREMQEGHGGWNPRMAEFIGQTGTVHRITDRGDVRVQFGRETRWTFHPGALTKHNAFWVGDVVRVIDDLDTVKRLQAGHGEWTDDMAPALGRIGKVVKVFRDGNLRVAVGGQLWTFSPSCLVAYRPEEDANLDVAERARENKSFLSVALEKLRAQKSDLEHPGRLVVEVALGSMAGALDQLRRHPEQVDTKNQGRTALQVAAYLGQVELVRLLLQARAGMDLADDEGNTALHYAALGAVRRILARARQLVDAKKEDGFTALHLAALNNHREVAQILIREGRCDVNVRNRKLQSPLHLAVQQAHVGLVPLLVDAGCSVNAEDEEGDTALHVALQRHQLLPLAADGAGGDPGPLQLLSRLQASGLPGSGELTVGAAVACFLALEGADVSYANHRGRSPLDLAAEGRVLKALQGCAQRFRERHAGGSGGAAPGPRLVLGTPNTVTNLHVAAPSGPEAAECLVCSELALLVLFSPCQHRTVCEECARRMKKCIRCQVVIGKKLRPDGTEVASATPASGPPRQLVEELQSRYRQMEERITCPICIDSHIRLVFQCGHGACAPCGAALSACPICRQPIRDRIQIFV, from the exons ATGGACCCAGACCCCCAGGCAGGTGTGCAGGTGGGCATGCGTGTGGTACGCGGCGTGGACTGGAAGTGGGGCCAGCAGGATGGCGGTGAGGGCGGCGTGGGCACAGTGGTGGAGCTCGGCCGCCATGGTAGCCCCTCGACCCCCGACCGCACGGTAGTTGTGCAGTGGGACCACGGCACCCGCACCAACTACCGCGCTGGCTACCAGGGTGCCCACGACCTGCTGCTCTATGACAACGCCCAGATCG GCGTCCGCCACCCCAACATCATCTGCGACTGCTGCAAGAAGCACGGCCTGCGAGGCATGCGCTGGAAGTGCCGCGTCTGCTTCGACTACGACCTGTGCACGCAGTGCTACATGCACAACAAGCATGACCTCACCCACGCCTTCGAGCGCTACGAGACAGCCCACTCCCGCCC GGTCACGCTGAGTCCCCGCCAGGGCCTCCCGAGGATCCCATTGAGGGGCATCTTCCAGGGGGCGAAGGTGGTGCGGGGCCCTGACTGGGAGTGGGGTTCGCAGGATG gaggggaagggaagctgGGCCGAGTGGTGGACATCCGTGGCTGGGATGTGGAGACGGGCCGGAGTGTGGCCAGTGTGACGTGGGCTGATGGCACCACCAATGTGTACCGTGTGGGCCACAAGGGCAAGGTGGACCTCAAGTGTGTGAACGAGGCAGCTGGTGGCTTCTACTACAAGGAGCACCTCCCGAGGCTTG GTAAGCCAGCAGAGCTGCAGCGCAGGGTGAGTGCCGACAGCCAGCCTTTCCAGCACGGGGACAAGGTTAAGTGTCTGCTGGACACAGACATCCTGAGGGAGATGCAGGAAGGCCACGGCGGGTGGAACCCCAGGATGGCGGAG TTTATCGGACAGACGGGCACCGTGCACCGCATCACGGACCGTGGGGATGTGCGTGTGCAGTTCGGCCGTGAGACCCGCTGGACCTTCCACCCTGGGGCTCTCACCAAG caCAATGCCTTCTGGGTGGGCGATGTGGTACGGGTCATCGATGACCTTGACACAGTGAAGCGGCTGCAGGCTGGGCATGGCGAGTGGACAGATGACATGGCCCCC GCCCTGGGCCGCATTGGGAAGGTGGTGAAAGTTTTCAGAGACGGTAACCTGCGTGTGGCAGTCGGTGGTCAGCTGTGGACCTTCAGCCCCTCCTGCCTGGTGGCCTACCGGCCTGAGGAGGATGCCAACCTGGATGTGGCCGAACGTGCCAGGGAGAACAAAA gcttcctgagtGTTGCCCTGGAGAAGCTTCGAGCCCAGAAGAGTGACCTGGAGCACCCGGGGAGACTGGTGGTGGAGGTGGCCTTGGGCAGTATGGCCGGGGCTCTGGACCAGCTGAGGCGGCACCCAGAGCAG GTGGACACCAAGAACCAGGGCAGGACCGCCCTGCAGGTGGCCGCCTACCTAGGCCAGGTGGAGCTGGTGCGGCTGCTGCTGCAGGCACGAGCGGGCATGGACCTGGCAGATGATGAGGGCAATACGGCGCTGCACTATGCAGCCTTGGG AGCTGTCAGGAGGATTCTAGCTCGGGCACGACAGCTGGTGGACGCCAAGAAGGAGGATGGCTTCACAGCCTTACACCTGGCTGCCCTCAACAACCACCGGGAAGTGGCCCAGATTCTCATCCGGGAG GGCCGCTGCGATGTGAACGTTCGCAACCGTAAGCTCCAGTCCCCCCTGCACCTGGCCGTGCAGCAGGCCCATGTGGGGCTGGTGCCGCTGCTGGTGGACGCGGGCTGCAGTGTCAACGCCGAGGATGAGGAAGGGGACACAGCCTTGCACGTGGCCCTGCAGCGTCATCAGCTGCTGCCCCTGGCAGCAGATGGGGCCGGGGGGGACCCAGGGCCCTTGCAGCTGCTGTCCAGG CTCCAGGCCTCAGGCCTCCCGGGCAGCGGGGAGCTGACGGTGGGAGCGGCGGTCGCATGCTTCCTGGCGCTGGAGGGCGCCGACGTGAGCTACGCCAACCACCGCGGCCGCAGCCCGCTGGACCTGGCCGCTGAGGGCCGTGTACTCAAGGCCCTGCAGGGCTGTGCGCAGCGCTTCCG GGAGAGGCACGCGGGCGGCAGCGGGGGTGCGGCCCCGGGCCCGAGGCTGGTGCTTGGCACCCCCAACACCGTGACGAACCTGCACGTGGCTGCGCCGTCGGGGCCCGAGGCCGCCGAGTGCCTGGTGTGCTCAGAGCTGGCGCTGCTGGTGCTGTTCTCGCCGTGCCAGCACCGCACTGTGTGCGAGG agTGCGCGCGCAGGATGAAGAAGTGCATCAGATGCCAGGTGGTCATCGGCAAGAAGCTGCGGccag acgGCACAGAGGTGGCCAGCGCGACCCCCGCGTCCGGCCCGCCGCGGCAGCTGGTGGAGGAGCTGCAGAGTCGCTACCGGCAGATGGAGGAGCGCATCACCTGCCCCATCTGCATTGACAGCCACATCCGCCTCGTGTTCCAGTGCGGCCACGGCGCGTGCGCACCCTGCGGCGCCGCGCTCAGCGCCTGCCCCATCTGCCGCCAGCCCATCCGCGACCGCATCCAGATCTTCGTGTAG